In Rutidosis leptorrhynchoides isolate AG116_Rl617_1_P2 chromosome 2, CSIRO_AGI_Rlap_v1, whole genome shotgun sequence, one genomic interval encodes:
- the LOC139887586 gene encoding uncharacterized protein, which translates to MAKDDDAPGSNPTQISKLDFGDPLYLHPSDISSTPLINAKLKGTENYKSWACAMELALQTKNKIVFINGTLKKDEGNEVLAVQWDRCNAVVLSWILGSMAEELYNGQIYSKIASDVWKELKETYDKIDGSMIFNLYQKLNSITQGGSSISDYYHNLNSLWKQYDTMVQLPSCDLTSSKAFIDHTSLIKLMQFLMGLDDIYQPIRKLKCSKCGRTNHTVDKCFEVVGYPTRTGNLKCTKCGMANHTVDKCFEVIGYPDNLKKKGFGTSNNFRGNSSKTNNENFGSSSSTPISLSNDQIMKLLSLLDDKGGVKPGVSNMSANQHMTNSTKNFVSYTDVSDLNLTVSHPNGTKAKANKIRNLRISNEIVLKDVLVVPDYSDLVSKKTLVTGSQCGGLYYLTENDKDDFTRAVWVYLLKSKDEVFDSLENLFHLLKNQFNKSIKCVRSDNGTEFTSCAYTPQQNGLVERKHRHLLNVARALMFQRGIPIKFWDECILTAVYLINRTPSSLLNGKCPFEIIYNRIPNLSHLRVFACLAFSTVLNNSDKFSERYEKCVFLGYSSVKKGYKLYSLESKSVFISRDVKFYENVFPFKVKKDSLQSDKSFSQMNFFEENENDNQSTQSPNDEGEDNEHQSDGSSDSMPLDDTNDSSSSDDSNVNARSPSPTATLNDDNSNPEGTVVQNQEVPTYTFQHSIRKSQRNTTMPKKFNDFILNK; encoded by the exons ATGGCAAAAGATGATGATGCTCCGGGTAGTAATCCTACACAGATAAGCAAACTGGACTTTGGAGATCCTCTATATCTTCATCCAAGTGATATAAGTAGTACACCTTTGATTAATGCTAAACTTAAGGGAACTGAAAATTATAAATCTTGGGCTTGTGCCATGGAACTTGCTTTGCAAACTAAGAACAAAATTgtttttattaatggaactttaAAAAAGGATGAAGGTAATGAGGTTCTTGCAGTCCAGTGGGATAGATGTAATGCTGTTGTTTTGTCTTGGATTCTTGGTTCTATGGCTGAAGAGTTATACAATGGTCAAATTTATTCTAAAATTGCATCAGATGTTTGGAAAGAATTAAAAGAAACATATGATAAAATAGATGGATCTATGATCTTTAATCTTTATCAAAAGTTGAATTCTATAACACAAGGTGGTAGTTCTATTTCAGACTATTATCATAATCTTAATTCACTTTGGAAACAATATGACACAATGGTGCAACTTCCTAGTTGTGACCTTACATCATCAAAAGCTTTTATAGATCACACTAGTTTAATAAAATTAATGCAATTTCTAATGGGTCTTGATGATATTTATCAGCCTATTAGAA AATTAAAATGTAGTAAGTGTGGCAGAACTAATCATactgttgataagtgttttgaagttgtTGGTTATCCTACTAGAACTGGAAATTTAAAATGTACTAAGTGTGGGATGGCAAATCATactgttgataagtgttttgaagttatTGGTTACCCTGACAATCTAAAGAAAAAAGGATTTGGTACTTCAAATAACTTTAGGGGTAATTCAAGTAAAACTAATAATGAGAATTTTGGGAGCAGTTCCTCTACTCCTATTTCTTTAAGTAATGATCAAATAATGAAGTTGTTAAGCTTACTGGATGATAAAGGTGGTGTCAAACCTGGTGTTTCCAATATGTCAG CCAACCAACATATGACTAATTCAACTAAAAATTTTGTGTCTTACACTGATGTGAGTGATTTAAATCTAACTGTGTCACATCCTAATGGTACTAAAGCTAAAGCTAATAAAATTAGGAATTTAAGAATTTCAAATGAAATTGTTTTAAAAGATGTCTTGGTGGTTCCAGATTACTCT GACTTGGTGTCCAAGAAGACCCTTGTGACTGGTAGTCAATGTGGTGGTTTATATTACTTAACTGAAAATGATAAAG ATGATTTTACTAGAGCTGTTTGGGTGTATCTACTTAAGTCAAAAGATGAAGTGTTTGATAGTTTAGAAAATCTATTTCATCTACTTAAAAATCAATTTAATAAATCAATTAAATGTGTTAGGTCTGATAATGGTACAGAGTTT ACATCATGTGCTtatactcctcaacaaaatgggtTGGTTGAAAGAAAACATAGGCACTTGCTTAATGTTGCAAGAGCTCTTATGTTTCAAAGGGGGATTCCTATTAAGTTTTGGGATGAATGTATTTTAACTGCTGTTTATTTAATTAACAGGACTCCTTCTTCTTTGCTAAATGGAAAATGTCCCTTTGAGATTATATATAATAGAATTCCTAATCTTTCCCATTTAAGGGTTTTTGCTTGTCTTGCTTTTTCAACTGTTTTAAATAATTCAGATAAGTTTTCTGAAAGGTATGAAAAATGTGTTTTTCTTGGGTATTCTTCTGTTAAAAAAGGTTACAAGTTATATAGTTTAGAAAGTAAAAGTGTGTTTATTTCAAGGGATGTAAAATTTTATGAAAATGTTTTTCCTTTCAAAGTTAAAAAAGATAGTCTGCAGTCAGATAAAAGTTTcagtcaaatgaatttttttgaagAAAATGAAAATGACAATCAAAGTACtcaaagtcccaatgatgaaggggaAGACAATGAACATCAAAGTGATGGCAGTAGTGACTCAATGCCTCTGGATGACACAAATGATTCATCAAGTTCAGATGATTCAAATGTGAATGCCAGGTCACCAAGTCCTACAGCAACACTTAATGATGATAACTCAAACCCTGAGGGCACTGTTGTTCAAAACCAAGAAGTTCCAACTTATACTTTTCAACACTCTATTAGAAAATCTCAAAGGAACACTACCATGCCAAAAAAATTTAATGATTTTATTCTaaataaatga